Within Larus michahellis chromosome 5, bLarMic1.1, whole genome shotgun sequence, the genomic segment AAACTGCTTTCTATCAGAGCTTTATGACTTGCAGAGCAGAGTTAAGCTTTTTATGTATTGGTTGTTCTTCTTCTCAGGGTTATGCGGGCAGCTGAGGAGACAACATCAAGCAATGTGTTTCCTTTCAAGTTAGTTCACATTAGCAAGAAGCACAGGAcgtggtttttttcagcttcttctgaagatgaaagaaaggtaactttcttcttctttttgcaaTACAATTTTCCTTGAAGCAGAAAGCGAATCTTGGACTTCCCTAAAATCTAAACGAACTGGATGTGTAGCTGTCACTGCAATTTGTATACCTAGTTCTTTGGACTCCTCTGAAAATCACATCTGAAGTTTTAACTATTAATTTAGAGTTAGTTCAACTTGTAATTTAGGGAATGGCTGTAAGTGACCTACTAGATAGCATGTGTTTCTCCATATTGCTCAGTTTATTTTTAGCCAAGGAACAAATATTTGTATGTTAAACCTTTGATGAAGTATGAATACTCTTCAGTGAAATGTCTCGCCCATAAACATACTATGAACAAGTACCTGGCTTTAGAAATAACAGCTTGAAATTCGCaaactgaaattttaatattttaacatgtTCTTATAGCATTTTAGATAGTCAGAACATTTTGACTGGTAAGTCCTCTCGATGCATGTATCAAGTCATGGATAAATACTATTTCGATGTTTCTTGCAATGTTTCAGGGTTCCTTGCACAGATACTCTGCTCTTACAGAGGACAGACAGTGTGCATCTTTGTTTAATGATTTAAAGATGGATGTgttgaattctgtatttttattcttatttagaATTGGATGCTATCCCTGAGGAGGGAAATTGATCACTACcatgagaagaaagaaacaataacagaattCAGGTATCAACCCTtaatttctatttgctttttatcCCTTTTGCACTAGTTCTTGGCAATAGTGCTTTAGGCCCTTTGCACCTACAAGCAATTTACTGTTAAATAAAAACAGGTGCAGTAAGGTCAAAGAGTGAAAGGCCTTCCTAATACATAGTTTAAATAAtaccaagacaaaaataaatctttttactAAGAGAACTTTAAACGTCAGCTTTgtgtaaaagaaataaacactTCAAAGTGACAGCAGCAACATACCTTGCTGTTATTTGGGAAATAGGAATagattgcttttgcttttccagcCTTGCTTTCCAGTGGTACAGTCCTGCTAACAGACATGTTTACTGTCCCGAGACACATAGCACAATGATGCAGAAGGtactctgtcttttcttttgcagtgaCTCTGGTTCTGATGCAGACAGTTTCTATGGCTCAGTAGAACGTCCCATTGATATCAAGTATTCTCATCATTCAGCAGATAATGAAGGTGACAAATTTAGACACTGCTAAATAagacttatttatttacttattaatttGCTTACTTATTTCTTCTGGATTCTGCAGGAACTATTCCTGTAGCTTAATCAAACTGATCCATTTTGCACTATAAATTCTTGTTTTTACAAGGTGTGTAGTTGTAATTTTAAATCAGAAGCAGATACTGTGTGCCATAAaccattcataaaaataaacGATAACTAAAGAAATACAGATCTTTCAAGGAGGTATCTTGACACTCTAATAatactatttaaaatttttatgaagACTGCATGTCGAAAAGTTTGTAGATCTtgcaaaaaagataaaacttttgAGTATGTCCATAGGTCATATTGTGGAAATACAAAGTGGTCTTTATATGATGATTGAATATTATTCacaataatttaatataattataataatgGAATATTAGTCACATAAAAGTATGTTCTGAAAACATGTGGAGACAATGCAGTAAAACATTGTGGAGCTAGTTACCTCCTATCTAGACTGTGAAATTAATTCAGCTGTCCTGCAAAACAAGCAGTCACCCACAGTGGGATGTTTTTATCTCTGTGTTGTGGTCTGTTTAGTACAAAACAGAACTGATCATCCCTCCAGTTCAGGAAGATCTCGCGTCAGGCATAGGATGGGCCTATGTAAAATGCATAGGCTAACATTCTTCAATGACTTTCAAACTGAGTAGCTTTTTAAAGTAAGGCTCTAAAAATCTCATTCTTAGCATAGCCTTTTTTATTCAAAGTTTAATACCTGTTTGTTGCTGTAGCTGTTTCACAGTAAATGGTTTGGGCtgagtgtatttattttttttaattagaagcgAGGACATTACAGGAAGCCTGTCAGATAGGCATTCACAACATATTTCAGCAACTGACTTCGTATTGAAGAGATGTGTTAGTAAAATCCTCACGGTTCAACATAGTTCCTTTACTAGGCCATTTCCCATCTGCCCTTTCAGATTTCTAACGGCAGGGTTGATTGGAGCAAGTACTCTCATTTCCTGAAAGGAAATTCCTGACTATTTTTCCTGACTAGGACAAAAAGGCAGGAGTGAGTCTTTTTAGGAAATCCGGTTCAATTgctgcaaagcagaggaaaacagactCATCAGCATTTTGTGTAGGATTGTAGTTTAGTACTTCTGTGTTTATGGGAGGGAAGGGTTGTATGCAATACAAATTATGTTAAGAGGCCTAGCATGAGTTTAAGTTAGGAAAATTAGAAGAGCTAACTGATTTTTATCAGatattcttaccttttttttttaaaatccatttatcTGGGGAAATAATGCATATTGTCCTTGAGGCTCCTATCATAGTCAATTCTGAGAAATGACTGCCTAGAAGGAGCGTGTTTTTCATGTCTTGATTATTCTGCCTTAGGGTTAAAGATGACATTGAAACCATTTAAGCCATTTGTTGTGGTGcatttgatttttgttgttgttgccagAGCGAGGCAAAAGAATTAATTGTTTTGTAGATCACTaggcttgcttaagcttctgtaTTGCAAAATCATCAATGTTTCTGTGTTAGGGTTAGATTTtgggaattattttcttctagcTGGTTTTGCCAGTGCTTCTATGTAGTTGTGCCTCTGCGactgatttgaatttttttcaggaaggCTATAACACTAGAAAATGTTACCGGAAAGTAAACTTTaacttgaaaaatggaaaaaatttcATGTGCAGCGTAATTCATCTCCCACTGTTGTAAGCAATGGCTTTCTTAGTTGGCATCAAAGTTTAAGGGAAAAACTGTTCTAAATAGCAGAGGCGTGGACCAAAATTTTTAACTATGTTTTtcacctctttaaaaaaacaaacaaacaaaaaaaacctaacaaaaactgaaaaaatatttgtttattaaaaagcaGTAAGTACTCAAGACTCTTTGTTCCAGGAGTACTTATCAGAGTCTGACACATTGATTTTTATCTGCAGATTATgaccaggaggaagaggatgaatCTTACTTACAGCCAGATACTTCTGACATAGTGAAGGATGGTAtgagatttctttctttccctttgcaaaaGGCCCCATCCCTGTGAAAGGCCGCCAGTGAAGGCAACATTCATGTACAATGCCAGATTATTATTTTGGCTTGGTCATATCTTAAGCATTGCAGGTGGTAAAATAACTGAAGTAATGCACAGATATCTAATCTTGAGAGGTATTTAGGGTCAAAAGTTCCTGGTAACAGCAGTAACAATTTACAGAAAGTGTTACATGCCTTTAAGGGCATGTTTTCTTGCAGGCCGCCTTCCCTGAAGGGCCTGTATCTGGCCATCAGCCTGGAGGAGGGGTAATGCTTTTAATGtagtctctttttctttatttttagcaaagGGAAAACTCTTTACGAAGTTGTCATAAGCCATGCCTGAATAAAAATTGCAGGAGTTTATTACACATAGCATTCAGAATTGTGCTGAAAGTTGAATGTTTATCCAGCATTTTGGGTACTGTCAGACCAGATGCCAATGAAACATCTTAAAtcacatagaaaataaatttgaaaagtcTTGTTTCTTGACATACTGTATTTCCCCTCAGTGTGTCatgttttttttatgttttctttctgtagataTGGTCCTGCCCCCAGCCTACCCGCCTCCGCCAGTTCCTCACATCAGAAAAGCTGCCTACTCAGAATCAAGGGCAAATTCCTTTGCTGGCAAATCTACTGTGCCAgtaccaccaccacctcctaaAAGAAGCTTACCTGATATCAAACTAGAGGATCACTTAAATGTGAGAGAACCCCAGTTACAGTGCCGAGCTGAACCTAATCTAAAGATTCAATCCTCAAGCCGGAGACTAAGTGAACAGCTGCCTCCTGTACCCCCTTTACCTCCTTTCAAAAAGCCTGTGTGTGTCAAAGAATCTTGTTCATTGCCTCCAGAGCCCCTGCCTCTAGCTCAAGTTCTTCCTACTCCAGAAGGATGCGAGAAGCTAAAAACCTTAAACCTTTCGCTGCGAACTCCTCCTCCACTACCAAGCAGTAAACCCAAGCTGTCACAGTTTACTGAAAAACCAACAGagcccaaagtgccaagagaacaTGGTAAACCTGGGCTGTTTGTGCCACCAGTGCTCCCAAAACCACCTGTGCCAGGCCACCAGCCCCCTGGAATCAAGCCTAGACCAGAGAAGTCTTCATGTCCCCAGTTACAGTAAGTATGAAAATACAATGCGCTATTAAATTTTTTCCATTGTGTATTAGTTAACTTGTTGACAAACATATGTCGATATGAATCTGAGAAGTCTGTTTCTCTTCCCTGCACCATCCCTTACAGTATTGTGCTTTTTTGCCTCtgtatttattgtttaaaaattttGCAATCAGTTTACCTTCTGAAATAGTTCAGTAAGAAATAGtagataaactaaaaaaaaaaaaaaaaaaaaccaaacaaaaaaaaaaccccaaccaccaaaATTTTGGGTTCACTTGTTTTCAGGTctattttaaacacttaaaagCCTTTGATTGCAGTGAACAAGAAGCCTTAATATCAGAACCTCAGTGAACCGTAAAAACAGTTTTGGGCTTCTGTAGAAACaggaaatgtgtttcattttatattaATGTCAGCTTTAGTAAGGGATGTGGAACTAGTTATGGTGGTAAgtcagatgaaaatatttttgtccattGGATTGTTTAGCAGCCCTGAAGAACAAGTAATAAACTCTGTAGGActgtacaagaaagacactgataCACTGGCGTGAGTCCAGTGGAAGGCCAGCAAGATGTTTGGTCTGTAGCACAGATACGTGAGAAGAGACTGAGAGAACTGGATTCATTCAGCCTTTATAGGAAGGCTAATGAGAGATCACTGCTGTCTACAACTACTTAATGGGTAGGGTGGAGAAGGGAGAGCAACTTTGGAGGTCTGCAGTGATAAGGTAGAGGCAACAGGCAGAAGTCACAACCTGGGAGATTACAGCTAGATAGTAGGAAAAACTTTTTGCCGTGTTGGATGGTGAAACATCAAAACAGGTTGCTGTGGAGAGGCTGTGGAacctccatccttagagatactcaaaacttgGCTGGGCGTGGCTACCTGAGCTACCTGATCTAGTTGGACCTACTTTGAGCAGTAacttggactaaatgatctctagaggtcccctTGCAACCTAAATTAATCTGTTATTTGGGGGCTAAACTGAAAGTTGCTCTTCAGTTCTAGTTTTATTATCCCTTTAgtgttttgtgtatatttgttctgttttcctgaggAGATGTCCTTCAGTTTTTGATCTGTTTCTGCCAGGAGATCACCACCAGATGGACAGAGTTTTAGAAGCTTCTCATTTGAAAAACCAGCACTACCCTCCAAGCCAAACCAACCTGATGATGATTCTGATGATGACTATGAAAAAGTAAGATCAAGCAGATGAGCCGTTCtcaaggagaatttttttcttgcttatgtgTAGTTTAGGgaacttttaaaatgcatatttcaggaaaaaaatatctgaaaacacattgctatgtgattttttttttttaatttttttgagctTTAAGGAATGCCTTGATAAACTCTGTATTTTAATATCGGAtgtaaaggaggaagaaacataaAGTAAAGATTAAATCACCACTAATAATTTCAGATACTGATGGCTGTAGCTTATTTGCATAAAAAGTTGCTAGCATTTTGAGTTGTCATTGACTTACAcggtgatttattttcttcatattttttacaGGTTGGGCTGCCTGCTTCAGTATTTCTTAATACCTCTGAATCCTTCGAAGTTGAAAGGTAGGATGTGACTTTAAAACATTGCTTAGAAGTCCTGCAAAAACCTGCACTGAATAGTAGTCCAAAGATAATTTTGATAGGTACAGcttgtgtttaaaaacataataaaagtatttaaattcCTTTAATATGGTAATTGCTTTTTAAGGGAGTTAGTTCAGTGCTCATGCATCAATTGAAAATGCATGCTACTTGCAAAGGGA encodes:
- the SH3BP2 gene encoding SH3 domain-binding protein 2 isoform X2, producing MIIHTLTGLPYLADEGFRTMASQEQVWPVPMKAIGAQNLLTMPGGVTKSGYLHKKGGTQLQILKWPLRFVIIHEGCIYYFKSSTSASPQGAFSLNGYNRVMRAAEETTSSNVFPFKLVHISKKHRTWFFSASSEDERKNWMLSLRREIDHYHEKKETITEFSDSGSDADSFYGSVERPIDIKYSHHSADNEDYDQEEEDESYLQPDTSDIVKDDMVLPPAYPPPPVPHIRKAAYSESRANSFAGKSTVPVPPPPPKRSLPDIKLEDHLNVREPQLQCRAEPNLKIQSSSRRLSEQLPPVPPLPPFKKPVCVKESCSLPPEPLPLAQVLPTPEGCEKLKTLNLSLRTPPPLPSSKPKLSQFTEKPTEPKVPREHGKPGLFVPPVLPKPPVPGHQPPGIKPRPEKSSCPQLQRSPPDGQSFRSFSFEKPALPSKPNQPDDDSDDDYEKVGLPASVFLNTSESFEVERTFKASSPRRQPQNGLYCIRNSSTKPGKVLVVWDESAEKVRNYRIFEKDCKFYLDSDIMFLNMGSLVEYYSTHVLPSHDSLILRCPYGYSKPR
- the SH3BP2 gene encoding SH3 domain-binding protein 2 isoform X1 gives rise to the protein MPERDHKLLMAWSSQRKQSFGETVSRKTMCRSGMVTRTMASQEQVWPVPMKAIGAQNLLTMPGGVTKSGYLHKKGGTQLQILKWPLRFVIIHEGCIYYFKSSTSASPQGAFSLNGYNRVMRAAEETTSSNVFPFKLVHISKKHRTWFFSASSEDERKNWMLSLRREIDHYHEKKETITEFSDSGSDADSFYGSVERPIDIKYSHHSADNEDYDQEEEDESYLQPDTSDIVKDDMVLPPAYPPPPVPHIRKAAYSESRANSFAGKSTVPVPPPPPKRSLPDIKLEDHLNVREPQLQCRAEPNLKIQSSSRRLSEQLPPVPPLPPFKKPVCVKESCSLPPEPLPLAQVLPTPEGCEKLKTLNLSLRTPPPLPSSKPKLSQFTEKPTEPKVPREHGKPGLFVPPVLPKPPVPGHQPPGIKPRPEKSSCPQLQSPPDGQSFRSFSFEKPALPSKPNQPDDDSDDDYEKVGLPASVFLNTSESFEVERTFKASSPRRQPQNGLYCIRNSSTKPGKVLVVWDESAEKVRNYRIFEKDCKFYLDSDIMFLNMGSLVEYYSTHVLPSHDSLILRCPYGYSKPR
- the SH3BP2 gene encoding SH3 domain-binding protein 2 isoform X3, whose protein sequence is MPERDHKLLMAWSSQRKQSFGETVSRKTMCRSGMVTRTMASQEQVWPVPMKAIGAQNLLTMPGGVTKSGYLHKKGGTQLQILKWPLRFVIIHEGCIYYFKSSTSASPQGAFSLNGYNRVMRAAEETTSSNVFPFKLVHISKKHRTWFFSASSEDERKNWMLSLRREIDHYHEKKETITEFSDSGSDADSFYGSVERPIDIKYSHHSADNEDYDQEEEDESYLQPDTSDIVKDDMVLPPAYPPPPVPHIRKAAYSESRANSFAGKSTVPVPPPPPKRSLPDIKLEDHLNVREPQLQCRAEPNLKIQSSSRRLSEQLPPVPPLPPFKKPVCVKESCSLPPEPLPLAQVLPTPEGCEKLKTLNLSLRTPPPLPSSKPKLSQFTEKPTEPKVPREHGKPGLFVPPVLPKPPVPGHQPPGIKPRPEKSSCPQLQRSPPDGQSFRSFSFEKPALPSKPNQPDDDSDDDYEKVGLPASVFLNTSESFEVERTFKASSPRRQPQNGLYCIRNSSTKPGKVLVVWDESAEKVRNYRIFEKDCKFYLDSDIMFLNMGSLVEYYSTHVLPSHDSLILRCPYGYSKPR
- the SH3BP2 gene encoding SH3 domain-binding protein 2 isoform X4, which codes for MASQEQVWPVPMKAIGAQNLLTMPGGVTKSGYLHKKGGTQLQILKWPLRFVIIHEGCIYYFKSSTSASPQGAFSLNGYNRVMRAAEETTSSNVFPFKLVHISKKHRTWFFSASSEDERKNWMLSLRREIDHYHEKKETITEFSDSGSDADSFYGSVERPIDIKYSHHSADNEDYDQEEEDESYLQPDTSDIVKDDMVLPPAYPPPPVPHIRKAAYSESRANSFAGKSTVPVPPPPPKRSLPDIKLEDHLNVREPQLQCRAEPNLKIQSSSRRLSEQLPPVPPLPPFKKPVCVKESCSLPPEPLPLAQVLPTPEGCEKLKTLNLSLRTPPPLPSSKPKLSQFTEKPTEPKVPREHGKPGLFVPPVLPKPPVPGHQPPGIKPRPEKSSCPQLQRSPPDGQSFRSFSFEKPALPSKPNQPDDDSDDDYEKVGLPASVFLNTSESFEVERTFKASSPRRQPQNGLYCIRNSSTKPGKVLVVWDESAEKVRNYRIFEKDCKFYLDSDIMFLNMGSLVEYYSTHVLPSHDSLILRCPYGYSKPR